One Myxococcus xanthus DNA segment encodes these proteins:
- a CDS encoding OmpH family outer membrane protein, translated as MSLRTTIAATAAALSLALPVAASAAELKVAYVDLQKVMLEVDDGKAAKSRLQKWLDDRQKEIDKEQNALRAEKETLDKQASAMSAESKAQKEAELQRKVMLLAQKWEKSRAEAANKEQQEMKPIIDKIDSIINTIAERDDLGFVLERRDSGIVYARSQHDISNEVIRAYNSSKKTAAKDAPTKK; from the coding sequence ATGTCGCTTCGCACCACCATCGCGGCCACGGCCGCCGCTCTGTCGCTCGCCCTCCCGGTGGCCGCCTCGGCCGCCGAGCTGAAGGTCGCCTACGTGGACCTCCAGAAAGTCATGCTGGAGGTGGATGACGGAAAGGCCGCCAAGTCCCGTCTCCAGAAGTGGCTCGACGACCGCCAGAAGGAAATCGACAAGGAGCAGAACGCGCTCCGCGCCGAGAAGGAGACGCTCGACAAGCAGGCCAGCGCCATGAGCGCGGAGAGCAAGGCCCAGAAGGAGGCCGAGCTCCAGCGCAAGGTGATGTTGCTCGCCCAGAAGTGGGAGAAGAGCCGCGCCGAGGCCGCCAACAAGGAGCAGCAGGAGATGAAGCCGATCATCGACAAGATCGACTCCATCATCAACACCATCGCCGAGCGCGATGACCTGGGCTTCGTCCTCGAGCGCCGCGACTCCGGCATCGTCTACGCCCGCTCGCAGCACGACATCTCCAACGAGGTCATCCGGGCGTACAACAGCTCGAAGAAGACGGCGGCGAAGGACGCCCCGACGAAGAAGTAG
- the bamA gene encoding outer membrane protein assembly factor BamA, translating to MWSLVPGSVLAQEDEGAAAPSAVPEVTAPAAPADVASEPALPDDAPVSPEDARRVVEVRVEGNRRVEAEAIRRALRTRVGDELSPTRTAQDLRAVWALGYFQDVELLVQRLARGVAYVVRVEERPTVRLVQLVGNEELSKDDLKEEIDVKPSTILDMELVRSSVQKIQAKYVEKGYFLAEVSHQLKPVEGGANVDVVFNINERAKVMVKQITILGAEKLSASELKETMITREGGFLSFFTGEGTYREEAFQRDLAVIQIAYYDKGFINVRVDKPTVQLSADKRFIFITLRVTEGEPYDIGKIDFSGDLLDDVTKEQMASMMKSATGGRFNRSQLSQDILSVSDVYYDRGYAYANINPITSVNADNRTVDLTFDVQKGPQVTIERIDVVGNSKTRDKVIRRELRVYEGELYSGTGVRRSRERVTALGFFETVEITQRPGSADDTIVLQVEVKEKATGTFQVGLGFSNVENFIFTAQIAQNNFLGWGQSVSASAQISGLRSLVQLSFYDPYFLDTRYLLSAEFFRIQADYEGFIRNSTGGTVSIGYQFIDDLLGTIGYSREWVNVEAGQNLGAVLLANQFLSGTTSAARLSLSFDRRDNRLFPSRGFIHYGSVELAPDFLGGTFLYNRYTAYSRLYFPMPLGFVFKTNATIGYIQQLDQNKPLPISELYYVGGINSVRGYFLRSISPSVKVPRSGSPDATVTDFRVGGNKQLIFNFELEFPIFEKAGLRGVVFYDAGNAFAANERFFEDRQDRLPAGLFHAAGFGFRWFSPIGPLRFEWGIPLTKRPEDDNILFEFTIGNFF from the coding sequence ATGTGGTCCCTCGTGCCCGGCTCCGTGCTGGCGCAAGAGGATGAGGGCGCCGCCGCGCCTTCTGCCGTGCCCGAGGTGACCGCTCCCGCTGCTCCTGCCGACGTGGCCTCCGAGCCCGCGCTCCCCGATGACGCCCCGGTGTCGCCGGAGGATGCCCGCCGGGTGGTGGAGGTCCGCGTCGAAGGCAACCGGCGCGTTGAGGCCGAAGCCATCCGCCGCGCCCTCCGCACCCGTGTGGGGGACGAACTGAGCCCCACGCGCACCGCCCAGGACCTCCGGGCGGTGTGGGCGCTGGGCTACTTCCAGGACGTGGAGCTGCTCGTCCAGCGGCTGGCCCGCGGCGTCGCCTACGTGGTGCGCGTGGAGGAGCGCCCCACCGTCCGGCTCGTCCAGCTCGTCGGCAACGAGGAGCTGAGCAAGGACGACCTGAAGGAGGAGATTGACGTCAAGCCCTCCACCATCCTGGACATGGAGCTGGTGCGCTCCAGCGTGCAGAAGATCCAGGCGAAGTACGTGGAGAAGGGCTACTTCCTCGCCGAGGTCAGCCACCAGCTCAAGCCCGTCGAGGGCGGCGCCAACGTGGATGTGGTGTTCAACATCAACGAGCGCGCCAAGGTGATGGTGAAGCAGATCACCATCCTCGGGGCGGAGAAGCTGTCCGCCTCGGAGCTGAAGGAGACGATGATCACCCGCGAGGGCGGGTTCCTCTCCTTCTTCACCGGTGAGGGCACCTACCGCGAGGAGGCCTTCCAGCGCGACCTGGCCGTCATCCAGATCGCCTACTACGACAAGGGCTTCATCAACGTCCGGGTGGACAAGCCCACCGTCCAGCTCTCCGCGGACAAGCGCTTCATCTTCATCACCCTCCGCGTGACGGAGGGCGAGCCGTACGACATCGGGAAGATCGACTTCTCCGGGGACCTGCTCGACGACGTCACCAAGGAGCAGATGGCGTCGATGATGAAGTCCGCCACCGGCGGGCGCTTCAACCGCTCGCAGCTGTCGCAGGACATCCTCTCCGTCTCGGACGTCTACTACGACCGCGGCTACGCCTACGCGAACATCAACCCCATCACCAGCGTCAACGCGGACAACCGCACGGTGGACCTGACCTTCGACGTGCAGAAGGGGCCCCAGGTCACCATCGAGCGCATCGACGTGGTGGGCAACAGCAAGACGCGTGACAAGGTCATCCGCCGCGAGCTGCGCGTCTACGAAGGAGAGCTCTACAGCGGCACCGGTGTGCGCCGCAGCCGCGAGCGCGTCACCGCGCTGGGCTTCTTCGAGACAGTGGAAATCACCCAGCGCCCCGGCTCGGCGGACGACACCATCGTCCTCCAGGTGGAGGTGAAGGAGAAGGCCACCGGTACGTTCCAGGTCGGCCTGGGCTTCTCCAACGTGGAGAACTTCATCTTCACGGCGCAGATCGCCCAGAACAACTTCCTGGGCTGGGGCCAGAGCGTCTCCGCGTCCGCGCAGATTTCCGGTCTGCGCTCCCTGGTGCAGCTGTCCTTCTACGACCCGTACTTCCTGGACACGCGCTACCTGCTGTCGGCGGAGTTCTTCCGCATCCAGGCGGACTACGAAGGCTTCATCCGCAATTCGACCGGTGGCACGGTGTCCATCGGCTACCAGTTCATCGACGACCTGCTGGGCACCATTGGTTACTCGCGTGAGTGGGTCAACGTGGAGGCCGGGCAGAACCTGGGCGCGGTGCTGCTGGCCAACCAGTTCCTGTCCGGAACGACCAGCGCGGCCCGCCTGTCGCTGTCGTTCGACCGGCGCGACAACCGCCTGTTCCCGTCGCGTGGCTTCATCCACTACGGCTCGGTGGAGCTCGCCCCGGACTTCCTGGGCGGTACGTTCCTCTACAACCGGTACACGGCCTACTCGCGGCTGTACTTCCCCATGCCGCTGGGCTTCGTCTTCAAGACGAACGCCACCATTGGCTACATCCAGCAACTGGACCAGAACAAGCCGCTGCCCATCTCCGAGCTCTACTACGTGGGCGGCATCAACAGCGTCCGCGGGTACTTCCTGCGCAGCATCAGCCCGTCCGTGAAGGTTCCCCGCTCCGGCAGTCCGGACGCGACCGTCACCGATTTCCGGGTCGGCGGTAACAAGCAGCTCATCTTCAACTTCGAGCTGGAGTTCCCCATCTTCGAGAAGGCCGGCCTGCGCGGCGTCGTCTTCTACGACGCGGGTAACGCCTTCGCGGCGAATGAGCGCTTCTTCGAGGACCGCCAGGACCGGCTGCCGGCCGGTCTCTTCCATGCCGCCGGCTTTGGATTCCGCTGGTTCTCGCCCATTGGCCCCCTGCGCTTCGAGTGGGGCATCCCGCTCACCAAGCGGCCGGAGGACGACAACATTCTGTTCGAGTTCACTATCGGCAACTTCTTCTGA
- a CDS encoding ABC transporter permease: MHSAERQTVHRWTFIWIGALVALVGFSLLGVALTSSQAWLETSSSLGLSLLGWGGLVQALNALLLVSEQPVATVPNTGLLVAGSVVWLAGWALIAAGIRRAPEPTEGPSPAAGATLYPRLARYRDFYWSTLGAYGGGMLLAEVVLVLLQTVLSSGVSATELGSAGKGASGGLSLPPTGAFAIALLAGGMVAFISGFIGASRAQRLSLPEATIGVLYLGLPIPIILTLMERLPGLQLALGYRLREVTYVAGLIGRPELGYWLVFTFLVLALVLGINTGFIAAGSGRVDLKLGFELFVARRHVAVFRPSLLLGTLAVLMLGIIPPLLIYFIIRSAEAAVERTRIRELGLKDPLAAASDLNRLKLREQSPTMMMTALSVGGVGVGVMALIIVLSVMSGFEADLQQKILGTNAHAVVSKYAGDLPEYAKVMESVRKVPGVVGQTPFIINQVMIASEGNVDGVIIKGIDPGTVGEVTDLPKNILGGGSLDILYTPEKIVHRGLPDEEPAEESGVEEDDIIRRSGTPKKAPVLPGIVIGRELAASLRVVVGDRVNVVSPLGTELGPSGPIPKSRAFRVAAIFYSGMYEYDSKFVYILLNEAQDFFDVKGATGIELKVADIDDARRIASQVVKVLGGYPYRARDWGEMNKNLFSALRLEKLVMGIILSIIIIVAAGLIVATVIMLVLEKRKEISVLKALGVPDGGIVKIFLAEGLQIGVAGGFLGLISGLSWCVFIEKVGIKLDPDVYYIPAVPVRVEPVQTVLAVVIAVLVTYLASIYPALKASSVEPVEGLKAE, from the coding sequence GTGCACTCCGCCGAACGGCAGACCGTCCATCGCTGGACCTTCATCTGGATTGGGGCGCTGGTCGCCCTGGTGGGCTTCAGCCTGCTCGGGGTGGCGCTCACGTCCTCTCAAGCTTGGCTGGAGACCAGCTCCTCCCTGGGGCTGTCCCTGCTGGGGTGGGGCGGGCTGGTCCAGGCCCTCAACGCGCTGCTGCTCGTGTCCGAGCAGCCCGTCGCGACGGTGCCCAACACGGGCCTCCTCGTCGCGGGCTCCGTCGTCTGGCTCGCGGGGTGGGCGCTCATCGCCGCCGGCATCCGCCGCGCGCCGGAGCCCACCGAAGGGCCCAGCCCGGCTGCGGGCGCCACGCTGTACCCGCGCCTGGCGCGCTACCGGGACTTCTACTGGAGCACCCTGGGCGCCTACGGCGGCGGCATGCTGCTGGCGGAGGTGGTCCTCGTCCTCCTGCAGACGGTGCTGTCCAGCGGCGTGTCCGCCACGGAGCTGGGCTCGGCGGGGAAGGGCGCCAGCGGCGGTTTGTCGCTGCCGCCCACCGGGGCCTTCGCCATCGCGCTGCTCGCGGGTGGCATGGTGGCCTTCATCTCCGGCTTCATCGGCGCGTCGCGCGCGCAGCGGCTGTCGCTGCCCGAGGCCACCATCGGCGTGCTGTACCTGGGCCTGCCCATCCCCATCATCCTCACGTTGATGGAGCGGCTGCCCGGGCTGCAGCTCGCGCTGGGCTACCGGCTGCGCGAGGTGACGTACGTCGCGGGGCTGATTGGCCGCCCGGAGCTGGGGTACTGGCTCGTCTTCACCTTCCTGGTGCTGGCGCTGGTGCTGGGCATCAACACCGGCTTCATCGCCGCCGGCAGCGGCCGGGTGGACCTGAAGCTGGGGTTCGAGCTCTTTGTCGCGCGCCGGCACGTGGCGGTGTTCCGGCCGTCGCTGCTGCTGGGGACGCTGGCGGTGCTGATGCTCGGCATCATCCCCCCGCTGCTCATCTACTTCATCATTCGCTCGGCGGAAGCGGCCGTGGAGCGCACCCGCATTCGCGAGCTGGGCCTGAAGGACCCGTTGGCGGCCGCCTCCGACCTCAACCGCCTCAAGCTTCGGGAGCAGTCGCCCACCATGATGATGACCGCCCTGTCCGTGGGCGGCGTGGGCGTGGGGGTGATGGCGCTCATCATCGTCCTGTCGGTGATGAGCGGCTTCGAGGCCGACCTGCAGCAGAAAATCCTGGGCACCAACGCGCACGCCGTGGTGTCCAAGTACGCGGGCGACCTGCCCGAGTACGCCAAGGTCATGGAGTCCGTCCGCAAGGTGCCCGGTGTCGTGGGACAGACGCCCTTCATCATCAACCAGGTGATGATTGCGTCCGAGGGCAACGTGGACGGCGTCATCATCAAGGGCATCGACCCGGGCACGGTGGGCGAGGTGACGGACCTGCCCAAGAACATCCTCGGTGGCGGCTCGCTCGACATCCTCTATACGCCGGAGAAGATCGTCCACCGCGGCCTGCCGGACGAGGAGCCCGCGGAGGAGAGTGGGGTCGAGGAGGACGACATCATCCGCCGCTCCGGGACGCCCAAGAAGGCGCCGGTGCTGCCGGGCATCGTCATTGGCCGTGAGCTGGCGGCGTCGCTGCGCGTGGTGGTGGGAGACCGGGTGAACGTCGTCTCCCCGCTGGGCACCGAGCTGGGGCCGTCCGGCCCGATTCCGAAGAGCCGCGCCTTCCGCGTGGCGGCCATCTTCTACTCGGGCATGTACGAGTACGACTCCAAGTTCGTCTACATCCTCCTCAACGAGGCCCAGGACTTCTTCGACGTGAAGGGGGCCACGGGCATCGAACTGAAGGTGGCGGACATCGACGATGCGCGGCGCATCGCCTCGCAGGTGGTGAAGGTGCTGGGCGGCTATCCCTACCGGGCACGCGACTGGGGAGAGATGAACAAGAACCTCTTCTCCGCGCTGCGCCTGGAGAAGCTGGTGATGGGCATCATCCTCTCCATCATCATCATCGTGGCCGCGGGCCTCATCGTCGCTACCGTCATCATGCTGGTGCTGGAGAAGCGGAAGGAGATTTCCGTCCTCAAGGCACTGGGGGTCCCCGATGGCGGCATCGTGAAGATATTCCTCGCGGAGGGCCTGCAGATTGGCGTCGCGGGCGGCTTCCTCGGTCTGATTTCCGGCCTGTCCTGGTGCGTCTTCATCGAGAAGGTCGGCATCAAGCTGGACCCGGACGTCTATTACATCCCGGCGGTGCCGGTGCGCGTCGAGCCGGTGCAGACCGTGCTGGCCGTCGTCATCGCGGTGCTCGTCACCTACCTCGCCTCCATCTACCCGGCCCTCAAGGCCAGCAGTGTGGAGCCGGTGGAAGGCCTCAAGGCGGAGTAG
- a CDS encoding RNA polymerase sigma factor, whose product MSSGGVLEIGQEEAAADAPESRRQDAALLARLRRGEPDAFELLVRTHQDRLYDFCVRMVGDREEAHDLVQEIFVSVHQNVRRFREDSKLSTWLFRITRNHCINRLKYLKRRGRGRSEVFDEAAALLSEGGGTAPGPDAALESARERARVQWAISQLEPDARMLVALRDIEGLSYDEIIDITELPEGTVKSRLHRAREKLADLLGRLEP is encoded by the coding sequence GTGTCATCGGGCGGCGTGCTCGAAATCGGACAGGAAGAGGCCGCCGCGGACGCGCCCGAGTCGCGCCGTCAGGACGCGGCGCTGCTGGCCCGGCTGCGCCGGGGGGAGCCGGACGCCTTCGAGCTGCTGGTGCGCACCCACCAGGACCGGCTCTACGATTTCTGCGTCCGCATGGTGGGAGACCGTGAGGAAGCTCACGACCTGGTGCAGGAAATCTTCGTCAGCGTGCACCAGAACGTCCGCCGCTTCCGCGAGGACTCGAAGCTGTCCACCTGGCTGTTCCGCATCACCCGCAACCACTGCATCAACCGGCTCAAGTACCTGAAGCGCCGGGGCCGGGGCCGCTCCGAAGTGTTCGACGAGGCCGCGGCCCTGCTCTCCGAAGGTGGGGGCACCGCGCCCGGCCCGGATGCGGCCCTGGAATCCGCGCGTGAGCGCGCCCGGGTGCAGTGGGCCATCTCCCAACTGGAGCCGGACGCACGCATGCTGGTGGCGCTGCGCGACATCGAAGGCCTCAGCTACGACGAAATCATCGACATCACCGAGCTACCGGAGGGCACGGTGAAGAGCCGGCTCCACCGGGCCCGGGAAAAGCTGGCGGACCTCCTGGGGCGGCTTGAGCCATGA
- a CDS encoding ABC transporter ATP-binding protein: MALLSIRNVFKSYFLHGKRIDILRGVSLDIQRGELVSLVGASGAGKSTFLHVLGTLDAPAAGEVMFEDRSVFSMNDAEIAEFRNQTIGFVFQSHFLLPEFTALENVAMPALIRRQDRTAAYAYARELLERVGLGHRVDHRPGELSGGEAQRVALARALVLKPAVLLADEPTGNLDPATGEGIHQLLREVNREQGITAVVVTHNETLARSMPRRLRLAGGEVSEA, from the coding sequence ATGGCGCTCTTGTCCATCCGCAACGTCTTCAAGAGCTACTTCCTGCACGGCAAGCGCATCGACATCCTTCGAGGCGTCTCGCTGGACATCCAGCGGGGAGAGCTCGTCTCGCTGGTGGGCGCGTCCGGGGCGGGGAAGAGCACCTTCCTGCACGTCCTGGGCACACTGGATGCCCCGGCCGCCGGCGAGGTGATGTTCGAGGACCGCTCGGTGTTCTCCATGAACGACGCGGAGATCGCCGAGTTCCGGAACCAGACCATCGGCTTCGTCTTCCAGAGCCACTTCCTCTTGCCGGAGTTCACCGCCCTGGAGAACGTAGCCATGCCCGCCCTCATCCGGCGACAGGACCGCACCGCCGCCTACGCCTACGCCCGTGAACTGCTGGAGCGGGTGGGACTGGGACACCGCGTGGACCACCGTCCAGGGGAATTGTCGGGTGGTGAGGCCCAGCGCGTGGCCCTGGCGCGCGCCCTGGTGCTCAAGCCCGCGGTGTTGCTGGCGGACGAGCCCACCGGCAACCTCGACCCGGCGACGGGCGAGGGCATCCACCAGCTCCTGCGGGAGGTCAACCGCGAGCAAGGCATCACCGCCGTGGTCGTCACCCACAACGAGACGCTTGCCCGCTCCATGCCCCGCCGCCTCAGGTTGGCAGGGGGCGAGGTGTCGGAGGCGTGA
- a CDS encoding anti-sigma factor family protein has protein sequence MNHREARALFLALADDELPAPKAQEVRTHLDGCDDCRQGWQRYSSTVQRLQRVEREKAPPALASLVMNRVRRKRRFGLRGLHTLHMNYRLPVEVLIPLLLAAAVAAFLVMVAP, from the coding sequence ATGAACCATCGCGAGGCGAGGGCCCTGTTCCTCGCGCTCGCCGACGACGAGCTTCCCGCCCCCAAGGCGCAGGAGGTTCGCACCCACCTGGACGGCTGCGACGACTGCCGCCAGGGCTGGCAGCGCTATTCCAGCACGGTGCAGCGGCTCCAGCGCGTGGAGCGTGAGAAGGCCCCACCCGCGCTCGCCTCCCTGGTGATGAACCGTGTGCGCCGCAAGCGCCGCTTCGGTCTGCGGGGCCTGCACACCCTGCATATGAACTACCGGCTCCCGGTGGAGGTCCTCATCCCGCTGTTGCTGGCGGCCGCCGTGGCCGCCTTCCTGGTGATGGTCGCTCCCTGA
- the lpxD gene encoding UDP-3-O-(3-hydroxymyristoyl)glucosamine N-acyltransferase, which yields MPRQLGELAAHVGGELLGDPSQLIHGLNGLEEAGPGDVSFYGNPRYRRQFEATRASAVLVGADVPPREGVALVRVANPHLAYAKLLRLFHAPERPAAGVRPGAWVHPEATVHPEAVLLPGASVDRGGRVGARTVLYPGAYVGEQAEVGEDCVLYPNVTVRERCIVGARVILHASSVVGADGFGFAFNPEGEAGPEHFKIPQVGIVRIEDDVEVGACTCIDRATVGETVVGRGAKLDNLVQIAHNVRVGPLSLICAQAGVSGSAEVGTGVVLAGQVGVVGHIRVGDLAKVGAQSGVAHDVPDGQVVSGSPAVPHREWLRASAAAGQMADLLKEVRALRRRVETLEKEKGP from the coding sequence ATGCCCCGCCAGCTCGGGGAACTCGCCGCCCACGTGGGTGGAGAGCTCCTCGGTGACCCCTCACAGCTCATTCACGGACTCAACGGGCTTGAAGAAGCCGGCCCGGGAGACGTGTCTTTCTACGGAAACCCGCGCTATCGGCGCCAGTTCGAGGCCACCCGTGCCTCGGCGGTGCTGGTGGGCGCCGACGTGCCCCCCCGCGAGGGCGTGGCGCTGGTCCGGGTGGCCAACCCGCATCTGGCGTACGCGAAGCTGCTGCGCCTGTTCCATGCGCCAGAGCGTCCCGCCGCGGGCGTGAGGCCCGGCGCCTGGGTCCATCCCGAGGCCACCGTCCATCCGGAGGCCGTGCTGCTGCCCGGCGCGTCGGTGGACCGGGGCGGACGGGTGGGCGCGCGCACGGTGCTGTACCCGGGCGCCTACGTGGGCGAACAGGCCGAGGTGGGGGAGGACTGCGTCCTGTACCCCAACGTCACGGTGCGCGAGCGCTGCATCGTGGGCGCGCGCGTCATCCTCCACGCTTCCAGCGTGGTGGGCGCGGACGGCTTCGGCTTCGCCTTCAACCCGGAAGGCGAGGCGGGGCCGGAGCACTTCAAGATTCCCCAGGTCGGCATCGTCCGCATCGAGGACGACGTCGAGGTAGGGGCGTGCACCTGCATCGACCGCGCGACGGTGGGCGAGACCGTGGTGGGGCGCGGCGCGAAACTCGACAACCTGGTGCAGATTGCCCACAACGTGCGAGTGGGCCCGCTGTCCCTCATCTGCGCTCAGGCCGGTGTGTCCGGCTCGGCGGAGGTTGGGACGGGCGTGGTGCTCGCGGGGCAGGTTGGCGTGGTGGGGCACATCCGCGTCGGTGACCTGGCCAAGGTGGGCGCGCAGTCCGGCGTCGCGCACGACGTGCCGGACGGCCAGGTGGTGAGCGGTAGCCCCGCCGTTCCCCACCGAGAGTGGCTGCGGGCCAGCGCCGCGGCGGGCCAGATGGCGGACCTGCTCAAGGAAGTGCGCGCCCTGCGGCGCCGGGTGGAGACGCTGGAGAAGGAAAAGGGGCCGTGA
- the lysS gene encoding lysine--tRNA ligase — protein MAETENKSEKSAGEGDLGTKEQEIYDQRLEKAAKWREAGFNPYGNGYRPQHQAAEIHEKHAAQSAEEIEQAAPPPYDVAGRVVAMRSFGKAAFIKLRDRSGEIQVHMKKDALGDSYETFKLCDLGDFLAATGPVFRSKTGELTLSATKFTPLTKSLRPLPEKWHGLTDVEVRYRQRYLDLVSNPDVKQTFLRRNKLIRFIRNFLDTRDFVEVETPMMHPLVSGAAARPFTTHHNALDIDLYMRIAPELYLKRLVVGGLERVYEVNRNFRNEGISTRHNPEFTMLEFYQAYATYEDLMDLSEEMISEAAKAVTGDTKVKYGDHVLDFGKGWKRISMTEAIREVVSGLSDKDMADADRLRHELLKTSHSEAERRAIDTMNHGELVGALFEHHVEHTLIHPTFITHFPTAVSPLARRNDQNPDVTDRFELYVAGREIANAFSELNDPLDQKGRFQAQLDAKQRGQQETMDYDEDYIRALEHGMPPTAGEGIGIDRLAMLFTDSQSIRDVILFPLLKPLAK, from the coding sequence ATGGCCGAGACCGAAAACAAGAGCGAGAAGAGTGCGGGCGAGGGCGACCTCGGGACGAAGGAACAGGAAATCTACGACCAGCGGCTGGAGAAGGCCGCGAAGTGGCGCGAGGCCGGCTTCAATCCGTACGGCAACGGCTACCGTCCCCAGCACCAGGCCGCCGAAATCCACGAGAAGCACGCCGCTCAGTCCGCCGAGGAAATCGAGCAGGCCGCGCCTCCGCCCTATGACGTCGCCGGCCGCGTCGTGGCCATGCGCTCCTTCGGCAAGGCCGCCTTCATCAAGCTGCGCGACCGCTCGGGCGAAATCCAGGTCCACATGAAGAAGGACGCCTTGGGGGACTCCTATGAGACCTTCAAGCTCTGTGACTTGGGCGACTTCCTGGCCGCCACCGGTCCGGTGTTCCGTTCGAAGACGGGCGAGCTCACGCTCTCCGCCACGAAGTTCACCCCGCTCACCAAGTCCCTGCGCCCCCTGCCGGAGAAGTGGCACGGCCTGACGGACGTGGAGGTCCGCTACCGTCAGCGGTACCTGGACCTCGTGTCCAACCCGGACGTGAAGCAGACCTTCCTCCGGCGCAACAAGCTCATCCGCTTCATCCGGAACTTCCTCGACACGCGTGACTTCGTCGAGGTCGAAACGCCGATGATGCACCCGCTCGTGTCCGGCGCGGCGGCGCGGCCCTTCACCACGCACCACAACGCGCTCGACATTGACCTGTACATGCGCATCGCCCCGGAGCTGTATCTCAAGCGCCTGGTGGTGGGCGGCCTGGAGCGCGTCTACGAGGTCAACCGCAACTTCCGCAATGAAGGCATCAGCACCCGGCACAACCCGGAATTCACGATGCTGGAGTTCTATCAGGCGTACGCCACGTACGAGGACCTGATGGACCTCTCCGAGGAGATGATTTCGGAGGCCGCCAAGGCCGTCACCGGCGACACGAAGGTGAAGTACGGCGACCACGTGCTCGACTTCGGCAAGGGCTGGAAGCGCATCTCCATGACGGAGGCCATCCGCGAGGTGGTGAGCGGCCTGTCCGACAAGGACATGGCGGACGCGGACCGGCTGCGCCACGAACTGCTCAAGACGAGCCACTCGGAGGCCGAGCGGCGGGCCATCGACACGATGAACCACGGTGAGCTGGTGGGCGCGCTCTTCGAGCACCACGTCGAGCACACGCTCATCCATCCCACCTTCATCACCCATTTCCCCACCGCCGTCTCGCCGCTGGCCCGGCGCAATGACCAGAACCCGGACGTGACGGACCGCTTCGAGCTGTACGTGGCGGGCCGCGAAATCGCGAACGCCTTCTCCGAGCTGAACGACCCGCTGGACCAGAAGGGCCGCTTCCAGGCTCAGCTGGACGCGAAGCAGCGGGGCCAGCAGGAGACCATGGACTACGACGAGGACTACATCCGGGCCCTCGAGCACGGCATGCCGCCCACCGCCGGTGAAGGCATCGGGATTGATCGGCTCGCCATGCTGTTCACGGATTCGCAGAGCATCCGGGACGTCATCCTGTTTCCCCTCCTCAAGCCACTGGCGAAGTAG
- the fabZ gene encoding 3-hydroxyacyl-ACP dehydratase FabZ translates to MDIGEILNLLPHRYPFLLVDRVVEIIPGQKLTAYKNVTINEPFFNGHFPGHPVMPGVLILEALAQATAILAYKSENMDPSRKLTYLMGVDGARFRKPVLPGDRLQLEIEVVRHKGAVWKTKGLATVDGARVAEGEFLATVVDKDADAAESAAS, encoded by the coding sequence ATGGACATCGGAGAGATTCTCAATCTGCTGCCGCATCGGTACCCGTTCCTGCTGGTGGACCGGGTGGTGGAGATCATCCCGGGCCAGAAGCTGACGGCCTACAAGAACGTCACCATCAACGAGCCCTTCTTCAACGGGCACTTCCCCGGTCACCCGGTGATGCCGGGTGTGCTCATCCTGGAGGCGCTGGCGCAGGCGACGGCCATCCTCGCCTACAAGAGCGAGAACATGGATCCGTCGCGCAAGCTCACGTACCTGATGGGCGTGGACGGCGCGCGCTTCCGCAAGCCGGTGTTGCCGGGGGATCGCCTCCAGTTGGAGATCGAGGTGGTGCGTCACAAGGGCGCTGTCTGGAAGACGAAGGGCCTGGCGACGGTCGACGGCGCGCGTGTCGCCGAAGGCGAGTTCCTGGCAACCGTCGTGGACAAGGACGCCGACGCGGCTGAGAGCGCGGCATCCTGA